A single region of the Lycium barbarum isolate Lr01 chromosome 2, ASM1917538v2, whole genome shotgun sequence genome encodes:
- the LOC132625981 gene encoding uncharacterized protein LOC132625981 isoform X1 yields the protein MDAIVNKAIEELCIQCCKGSSNSVPIHNLWLNLKPYLSKNGISLCGTVKKAVLSNLINIPGLEFESIDCSITSRGGSTGSGLEFESKDGNINDVVKCSVEECERLDDLNIVVPKSMLDNFSRIHEVEVSKSKLSKQELEALHLRKRVLQRIAIARANGITQSELTKEFNTKANNFFHILKELQTLGLILSHQVTVWENETSNDGKLINKHISTNMLYLSLYGKHLRYQQRLEIWKRGLMADDRENVLIKDDLPSLRDICNILEKAKGKVLRISNIKKDLGYRDAAGHKRWANILRKLTQAQVVEVIEKDKFLRLLKAFSPMHFDTRKRRSDNLGREQPPTKIEKRDQIGQQIVELPIEPQTCGIIHAEGSREIRDVEVQYQGNNRMSTAHSSTDVSNTVNDTKMQIMMRSSVCDLVPVKTSATETISPRCQAYKAYPSHKLRADCAREQREHWILKMLEEEKFLIKPDLQRRLERLEKGRHTSMDKKTLERSLNKLQQKGHCKCLDVFFPAVTNFCENAKRVAVLHPSIYGLSPALLVKIYDRIRSFERELRGTSFSKFQKGDALPIVYDVGRGLQRIEMDVQDALVKKSRGKKSLMEKMARAKLLHIYLWEYVNSLPDSEDTSSSGKYGYDLKNDDSSCKLVDIGSAIEAMQLELFLQVSGSAHMHENVFEKCGDYLHRSGIPMKDYTCLKDTPSIKELSLLIAVLQRFKLIRLVCGEHMVDATQVTQITLTHALELKPFSSAARSSSFHGPDSCHQVRHDFVLSNRKAVDEYWNTLEYFLAGPNPEAASNASPGNDVPAVKEVLQLFHNRKQKRLSRSQGVLNSKWMVHFIKGRNNSSRKRKRSSGGVPSRHVKLRTSDVQQSDKSTCDTVEQFPDEQNAFVVSPGDIGCNSQINCVGDHREVTEGIEQWEKNEGNHSFMKRSDLSSLKPTCRAIFSWTEDADRQLVIEYVRLRAALGPYSRCFKWASVKNLPASPDACKCRMAILMKGCIQFRSALMKLCNVVSERYARYLQNRSLDCGDCEEMVQRDASEDLNQGVSDSPEHSREAAEERWDDFDVYNVKVALDKVLECKKMAKLNGSNGVQSANANSDLSINAERPEKSSHWVPKRCGHPLIESNNIRRQPFESVAVANAVELSKLAVLTTSRSQLVPTSLVETFKHYSEHDKVLAFNFLKEMKLIESRAKYPVALSGKFFDSMFSSPFPIKTGEQAAKFSTWLHEREKEMVNGGVVLPQDLQCGDVLNLCGLLSSGELSIIPCLPAKGVGKAKDARTLKRKNNITNFRDGSRGKTYRIGESEARRAKGFPDISLSLSRATFFSREAVEFFKNDENQPLTQIGEENQVKIMSVPESRSSASYLEGKNNVEEAHENGSYGYTAVSSKELLWKAMASSAEHFCSFSSKKESSAFNPELFRSLLLAIQKAGDQGLTMKEISMSVNVQGEKMLDVIIDVLETFGQVLKVNGYDSVNVVDSSYHSKYFLSTVPVNRQDSLVTLAGADDAQKELGMNAEFHNPTNREQPSEPLLERQSTNRNDSLEFQTAKSHPCKPILPWIDGDGTFNNGVYRKLVSRALGIIMQKPGILEDHVIDQMHGMNPQSCRTLLEMMILDNHIVVRKMFETIAGPPAILSGLLGTQFVKSKLILKRHLFANPTSTSHL from the exons atggacGCAATAGTGAACAAAGCCATTGAAGAACTCTGCATACAATGTTGCAAAGGCAGTAGTAATTCAGTTCCTATTCACAATCTATGGCTCAACTTAAAACCTTACCTTTCAAAAAATGGAATTTCGCTATGTGGTACCGTAAAAAAAGCAGTTTTGTCCAATCTTATTAACATTCCAGGTCTCGAATTCGAATCGATAGACTGCAGTATTACTAGCAGAGGCGGATCCACAGGTTCAG GTCTCGAATTCGAATCGAAAGATGGCAACATTAATGATGTGGTTAAGTGCAGTGTGGAAGAATGCGAGAGATTGGATGATTTGAATATCGTTGTGCCGAAGAGTATGCTTGATAACTTTAGTAGGATTCATGAGGTTGAGGTTTCCAAATCTAAGCTATCTAAACAAGAGTTAGAAGCTCTTCATCTACGGAAAAGAGTCCTTCAACGCATCGCCATTGCAAG AGCAAATGGAATTACCCAGAGTGAGCTTACCAAGGAATTCAACACTAAAGCCAATAACTTCTTCCACATATTGAAGGAGCTTCAAACTCTCGGACTGATTCTGAGTCATCAAGTAACAGTTTGGGAAAATGAGACATCCAACGATGGAAAACTTATAAATAAGCATATTTCTACCAATATGCTTTATCTAAGCCTATATGGAAAGCATTTGCGCTATCAACAGAGACTTGAAATCTGGAAGAGAGGTTTGATGGCTGATGATAGAGAGAATGTGCTTATAAAAGATGATCTGCCCAGTTTGAGAGATATCTGTAATATTCTTGAAAAAGCTAAGGGGAAG GTTCTTCGTATCTCAAATATTAAAAAGGACCTAGGTTATCGAGATGCTGCTGGACATAAAAGATGGGCAAAT ATCTTGCGCAAGTTGACACAAGCTCAGGTTGTGGAGGTAATTGAA AAGGACAAGTTTTTGCGTCTTTTAAAGGCATTTTCACCAATGCACTTCGATACTCGCAAACGTCGATCTGATAACCTTGGCCGAGAACAACCACCAACAAAAATAGAAAAGAGAGATCAGATTGGCCAACAGATTGTGGAGCTTCCCATTGAGCCTCAGACTTGTGGCATAATTCATGCTGAAGGATCCAGAGAGATCAGAGATGTTGAA GTCCAGTATCAGGGAAACAATAGAATGAGCACTGCACATTCTTCCACTGATGTGAGCAACACAGTTAATGACACAAAAATGCAGATAATGATGCGTTCTTCTGTATGTGACCTTGTTCCTGTAAAAACTTCGGCAACTGAAACAATATCCCCTAGATGCCAAGCATACAAAGCATATCCCAGTCATAAACTGCGAGCAGACTGCGCAAGGGAACAGAGGGAGCACTGGATACTTAAAATGTTGGAG GAAGAGAAATTTCTTATAAAACCTGACTTACAAAGACGACTTGAGAGACTTGAAAAGGGCAGGCACACATCAATGGATAAAAAGACCTTAGAACGCAGTTTGAATAAGCTTCAACAAAAAGGACACTGTAAATGCCTTGACGTTTTCTTCCCTGCTGTCACAAACTTTTGTGAGAACGCTAAAAGGGTCGCGGTTCTGCACCCATCCATTTATGGGTTATCTCCTGCACTGTTGGTTAAAATTTATGATAGAATTAGGTCCTTTGAAAGGGAATTGCGTGGAACAAGCTTTTCTAAGTTTCAGAAGGGGGATGCACTTCCGATAGTGTATGATGTGGGCAGAGGACTACAAAGAATAGAGATGGATGTCCAAGATGCACTAGTTAAAAAGAGTCGTGGGAAGAAGTCTCTGATGGAAAAAATGGCTCGTGCAAAGCTTCTTCACATCTATCTATGGGAGTATGTCAATAGTCTCCCTGATAGTGAAGATACTTCCTCATCTGGTAAATACGGTTATGATTTAAAAAATGATGACAGCAGTTGCAAATTGGTTGATATAGGTTCAGCTATCGAGGCCATGCAGCTTGAGCTGTTCTTACAAGTTTCAGGTTCTGCTCATATGCATGAGAATGTGTTTGAAAAATGTGGGGATTATTTACACCGTTCTGGTATTCCAATGAAGGACTACACGTGTTTGAAAGATACCCCTTCAATCAAGGAGCTCTCACTGTTGATTGCCGTTTTACAACGTTTTAAG TTGATCCGCCTTGTTTGTGGTGAACATATGGTAGACGCCACTCAGGTGACACAAATCACTCTTACTCATGCACTAGAGCTTAAGCCTTTCTCTTCAGCTGCAAGATCATCTTCCTTTCATGGTCCAGATTCTTGCCATCAAGTTAGACATGATTTTGTTCTTTCAAATAGAAAAGCCGTTGATGAGTACTGGAACACTTTGGAGTACTTTTTGGCTGGACCTAATCCAGAAGCTGCTTCAAATGCTTCCCCAGGAAATGATGTTCCTGCTGTTAAAGAG GTACTTCAGCTTTTTCACAATAGGAAGCAAAAGCGTCTCTCTAGATCCCAAGGAGTTTTAAATTCCAAATGGATGGTTCACTTCATAAAAGGACGAAATAATTCTTCACGGAAAAGAAAGAGGTCATCAGGCGGAGTGCCGTCAAGACATGTAAAGCTACGCACTTCAGATGTACAACAAAGTGACAAGAGCACATGTGATACTGTTGAGCAATTCCCTGATGAACAAAATGCTTTCGTGGTTTCTCCAGGGGACATTGGATGTAATTCTCAAATAAATTGTGTTGGTGATCATAGGGAGGTTACCGAAGGGATAGAGCAATGGGAAAAAAATGAGGGCAATCACTCTTTCATGAAGCGAAGTGATCTCTCAAGTCTGAAGCCAACATGCAGAGCAATTTTCTCCTGGACCGAAGATGCAGACAG GCAATTGGTGATTGAATATGTAAGACTCCGAGCAGCCCTTGGGCCATATTCTCGTTGTTTTAAATGGGCCTCAGTCAAAAACCTTCCAGCGTCACCTGATGCATGCAAATGTAGAATGGCCATTTTGATGAAAGGCTGTATACAATTCAGAAGTGCTTTAATGAAACTCTGTAATGTAGTCTCAGAGCGTTATGCACGGTACCTCCAGAACAGGTCCTTAGACTGCGGTGATTGTGAAGAGATGGTTCAGCGTGATGCCTCAGAAGATTTGAATCAAGGTGTCTCTGACAGCCCTGAACATTCTAGAGAGGCTGCAGAAGAGCGGTGGGATGATTTTGATGTCTACAATGTAAAGGTTGCCCTAGATAAGGTGTTGGAATGTAAAAAGATGGCTAAGTTGAATGGTAGCAATGGAGTTCAATCTGCCAACGCTAATTCAGATCTCAGTATAAATGCTGAAAGACCT GAGAAAAGCTCGCATTGGGTTCCTAAGAGGTGTGGTCATCCTTTAATTGAAAGCAACAATATACGCAGGCAACCATTTGAATCAGTTGCAGTTGCGAACGCAGTAGAGCTATCAAAGTTGGCAGTCCTGACCACCTCAAGATCTCAACTGGTGCCAACTTCACTTGTCGAAACATTTAAGCATTACTCGGAGCATGATAAAGTTCTTGCTTTCAACTTCCTGAAAGAGATGAAACTG ATCGAGAGTAGAGCCAAATATCCTGTTGCGCTTTCTGGGAAATTCTTTGACAGTATGTTTTCATCTCCATTTCCAATCAAAACTGGAGAACAAGCAGCTAAATTTTCAACCTGGCTGcatgaaagagagaaagagaTGGTGAATGGTGGGGTTGTTCTTCCGCAGGACTTGCAATGTGGTGACGTCTTAAATTTATGTGGTCTATTGTCTTCAGGAGAACTGTCAATTATACCATGCCTGCCAGCTAAAGGTGTTGGAAAGGCGAAGGATGCCAGAACTCTCAAACGTAAAAATAATATTACTAACTTTCGTGATGGAAGCAGGGGTAAGACATACAGAATTGGTGAAAGTGAGGCTCGCCGAGCAAAGGGTTTTCCTGATATTAGTTTATCCTTGAGCCGTGCAACATTTTTCAGCAGAGAAGCCGTAGAATTTTTTAAAAATGACGAGAATCAGCCGTTGACACAAATTGGTGAAGAAAATCAAGTCAAGATCATGTCAGTTCCTGAATCTAGGAGCAGTGCATCTTACTTGGAAGGAAAAAATAATGTAGAGGAAGCACACGAGAATGGGAGTTATGGATACACAGCAGTATCTTCCAAAGAGTTGCTATGGAAAGCCATGGCAAGCTCTGCTGAACACTTCTGCTCTTTTTCTTCTAAAAAAGAAAGTTCTGCATTTAACCCAGAGCTCTTTAGGTCTTTACTTTTAGCCATTCAAAAGGCTGGTGACCAAGGTCTAACCATGAAAGAAATCTCAATGTCTGTGAATGTTCAGG GGGAAAAGATGCTGGATGTTATCATCGACGTCCTTGAAACTTTCGGACAAGTATTAAAG GTCAATGGCTATGATTCTGTTAATGTGGTTGATTCCTCATATCATTCCAAATATTTCTTATCCACCGTACCAGTTAATCGACAAGATTCTTTGGTCACTCTTGCGGGAGCTGATGATGCACAGAAAGAACTTGGTATGAATGCCGAGTTCCATAATCCCACTAATCGAGAGCAACCTTCTGAACCTTTACTTGAAAGGCAAAGCACAAATAGAAATGATTCATtggagttccaaactgcaaaatcTCATCCATGTAAGCCAATATTGCCTTGGATCGATGGCGATGGTACTTTCAACAATGGTGTCTACAGAAAACTTGTGTCTCGTGCTTTGGGTATCATAATGCAGAAGCCAGGGATTCTAGAG GATCATGTTATCGACCAGATGCATGGAATGAATCCTCAG AGTTGCAGAACTTTGTTAGAGATGATGATTCTGGATAACCATATCGTTGTGCGCAAAATGTTTGAAACTATAGCCGGGCCACCTGCCATTCTCAGTGGCCTTCTTGGAACACAATTCGTGAAGTCAAAGCTTATTCTAAAACGACATCTCTTCGCGAATCCCACGAGCACTTCCCATTTGTAA
- the LOC132625981 gene encoding uncharacterized protein LOC132625981 isoform X2: protein MDAIVNKAIEELCIQCCKGSSNSVPIHNLWLNLKPYLSKNGISLCGTVKKAVLSNLINIPGLEFESIDCSITSRGGSTGSGLEFESKDGNINDVVKCSVEECERLDDLNIVVPKSMLDNFSRIHEVEVSKSKLSKQELEALHLRKRVLQRIAIARANGITQSELTKEFNTKANNFFHILKELQTLGLILSHQVTVWENETSNDGKLINKHISTNMLYLSLYGKHLRYQQRLEIWKRGLMADDRENVLIKDDLPSLRDICNILEKAKGKVLRISNIKKDLGYRDAAGHKRWANILRKLTQAQVVEVIEKDKFLRLLKAFSPMHFDTRKRRSDNLGREQPPTKIEKRDQIGQQIVELPIEPQTCGIIHAEGSREIRDVEYQGNNRMSTAHSSTDVSNTVNDTKMQIMMRSSVCDLVPVKTSATETISPRCQAYKAYPSHKLRADCAREQREHWILKMLEEEKFLIKPDLQRRLERLEKGRHTSMDKKTLERSLNKLQQKGHCKCLDVFFPAVTNFCENAKRVAVLHPSIYGLSPALLVKIYDRIRSFERELRGTSFSKFQKGDALPIVYDVGRGLQRIEMDVQDALVKKSRGKKSLMEKMARAKLLHIYLWEYVNSLPDSEDTSSSGKYGYDLKNDDSSCKLVDIGSAIEAMQLELFLQVSGSAHMHENVFEKCGDYLHRSGIPMKDYTCLKDTPSIKELSLLIAVLQRFKLIRLVCGEHMVDATQVTQITLTHALELKPFSSAARSSSFHGPDSCHQVRHDFVLSNRKAVDEYWNTLEYFLAGPNPEAASNASPGNDVPAVKEVLQLFHNRKQKRLSRSQGVLNSKWMVHFIKGRNNSSRKRKRSSGGVPSRHVKLRTSDVQQSDKSTCDTVEQFPDEQNAFVVSPGDIGCNSQINCVGDHREVTEGIEQWEKNEGNHSFMKRSDLSSLKPTCRAIFSWTEDADRQLVIEYVRLRAALGPYSRCFKWASVKNLPASPDACKCRMAILMKGCIQFRSALMKLCNVVSERYARYLQNRSLDCGDCEEMVQRDASEDLNQGVSDSPEHSREAAEERWDDFDVYNVKVALDKVLECKKMAKLNGSNGVQSANANSDLSINAERPEKSSHWVPKRCGHPLIESNNIRRQPFESVAVANAVELSKLAVLTTSRSQLVPTSLVETFKHYSEHDKVLAFNFLKEMKLIESRAKYPVALSGKFFDSMFSSPFPIKTGEQAAKFSTWLHEREKEMVNGGVVLPQDLQCGDVLNLCGLLSSGELSIIPCLPAKGVGKAKDARTLKRKNNITNFRDGSRGKTYRIGESEARRAKGFPDISLSLSRATFFSREAVEFFKNDENQPLTQIGEENQVKIMSVPESRSSASYLEGKNNVEEAHENGSYGYTAVSSKELLWKAMASSAEHFCSFSSKKESSAFNPELFRSLLLAIQKAGDQGLTMKEISMSVNVQGEKMLDVIIDVLETFGQVLKVNGYDSVNVVDSSYHSKYFLSTVPVNRQDSLVTLAGADDAQKELGMNAEFHNPTNREQPSEPLLERQSTNRNDSLEFQTAKSHPCKPILPWIDGDGTFNNGVYRKLVSRALGIIMQKPGILEDHVIDQMHGMNPQSCRTLLEMMILDNHIVVRKMFETIAGPPAILSGLLGTQFVKSKLILKRHLFANPTSTSHL, encoded by the exons atggacGCAATAGTGAACAAAGCCATTGAAGAACTCTGCATACAATGTTGCAAAGGCAGTAGTAATTCAGTTCCTATTCACAATCTATGGCTCAACTTAAAACCTTACCTTTCAAAAAATGGAATTTCGCTATGTGGTACCGTAAAAAAAGCAGTTTTGTCCAATCTTATTAACATTCCAGGTCTCGAATTCGAATCGATAGACTGCAGTATTACTAGCAGAGGCGGATCCACAGGTTCAG GTCTCGAATTCGAATCGAAAGATGGCAACATTAATGATGTGGTTAAGTGCAGTGTGGAAGAATGCGAGAGATTGGATGATTTGAATATCGTTGTGCCGAAGAGTATGCTTGATAACTTTAGTAGGATTCATGAGGTTGAGGTTTCCAAATCTAAGCTATCTAAACAAGAGTTAGAAGCTCTTCATCTACGGAAAAGAGTCCTTCAACGCATCGCCATTGCAAG AGCAAATGGAATTACCCAGAGTGAGCTTACCAAGGAATTCAACACTAAAGCCAATAACTTCTTCCACATATTGAAGGAGCTTCAAACTCTCGGACTGATTCTGAGTCATCAAGTAACAGTTTGGGAAAATGAGACATCCAACGATGGAAAACTTATAAATAAGCATATTTCTACCAATATGCTTTATCTAAGCCTATATGGAAAGCATTTGCGCTATCAACAGAGACTTGAAATCTGGAAGAGAGGTTTGATGGCTGATGATAGAGAGAATGTGCTTATAAAAGATGATCTGCCCAGTTTGAGAGATATCTGTAATATTCTTGAAAAAGCTAAGGGGAAG GTTCTTCGTATCTCAAATATTAAAAAGGACCTAGGTTATCGAGATGCTGCTGGACATAAAAGATGGGCAAAT ATCTTGCGCAAGTTGACACAAGCTCAGGTTGTGGAGGTAATTGAA AAGGACAAGTTTTTGCGTCTTTTAAAGGCATTTTCACCAATGCACTTCGATACTCGCAAACGTCGATCTGATAACCTTGGCCGAGAACAACCACCAACAAAAATAGAAAAGAGAGATCAGATTGGCCAACAGATTGTGGAGCTTCCCATTGAGCCTCAGACTTGTGGCATAATTCATGCTGAAGGATCCAGAGAGATCAGAGATGTTGAA TATCAGGGAAACAATAGAATGAGCACTGCACATTCTTCCACTGATGTGAGCAACACAGTTAATGACACAAAAATGCAGATAATGATGCGTTCTTCTGTATGTGACCTTGTTCCTGTAAAAACTTCGGCAACTGAAACAATATCCCCTAGATGCCAAGCATACAAAGCATATCCCAGTCATAAACTGCGAGCAGACTGCGCAAGGGAACAGAGGGAGCACTGGATACTTAAAATGTTGGAG GAAGAGAAATTTCTTATAAAACCTGACTTACAAAGACGACTTGAGAGACTTGAAAAGGGCAGGCACACATCAATGGATAAAAAGACCTTAGAACGCAGTTTGAATAAGCTTCAACAAAAAGGACACTGTAAATGCCTTGACGTTTTCTTCCCTGCTGTCACAAACTTTTGTGAGAACGCTAAAAGGGTCGCGGTTCTGCACCCATCCATTTATGGGTTATCTCCTGCACTGTTGGTTAAAATTTATGATAGAATTAGGTCCTTTGAAAGGGAATTGCGTGGAACAAGCTTTTCTAAGTTTCAGAAGGGGGATGCACTTCCGATAGTGTATGATGTGGGCAGAGGACTACAAAGAATAGAGATGGATGTCCAAGATGCACTAGTTAAAAAGAGTCGTGGGAAGAAGTCTCTGATGGAAAAAATGGCTCGTGCAAAGCTTCTTCACATCTATCTATGGGAGTATGTCAATAGTCTCCCTGATAGTGAAGATACTTCCTCATCTGGTAAATACGGTTATGATTTAAAAAATGATGACAGCAGTTGCAAATTGGTTGATATAGGTTCAGCTATCGAGGCCATGCAGCTTGAGCTGTTCTTACAAGTTTCAGGTTCTGCTCATATGCATGAGAATGTGTTTGAAAAATGTGGGGATTATTTACACCGTTCTGGTATTCCAATGAAGGACTACACGTGTTTGAAAGATACCCCTTCAATCAAGGAGCTCTCACTGTTGATTGCCGTTTTACAACGTTTTAAG TTGATCCGCCTTGTTTGTGGTGAACATATGGTAGACGCCACTCAGGTGACACAAATCACTCTTACTCATGCACTAGAGCTTAAGCCTTTCTCTTCAGCTGCAAGATCATCTTCCTTTCATGGTCCAGATTCTTGCCATCAAGTTAGACATGATTTTGTTCTTTCAAATAGAAAAGCCGTTGATGAGTACTGGAACACTTTGGAGTACTTTTTGGCTGGACCTAATCCAGAAGCTGCTTCAAATGCTTCCCCAGGAAATGATGTTCCTGCTGTTAAAGAG GTACTTCAGCTTTTTCACAATAGGAAGCAAAAGCGTCTCTCTAGATCCCAAGGAGTTTTAAATTCCAAATGGATGGTTCACTTCATAAAAGGACGAAATAATTCTTCACGGAAAAGAAAGAGGTCATCAGGCGGAGTGCCGTCAAGACATGTAAAGCTACGCACTTCAGATGTACAACAAAGTGACAAGAGCACATGTGATACTGTTGAGCAATTCCCTGATGAACAAAATGCTTTCGTGGTTTCTCCAGGGGACATTGGATGTAATTCTCAAATAAATTGTGTTGGTGATCATAGGGAGGTTACCGAAGGGATAGAGCAATGGGAAAAAAATGAGGGCAATCACTCTTTCATGAAGCGAAGTGATCTCTCAAGTCTGAAGCCAACATGCAGAGCAATTTTCTCCTGGACCGAAGATGCAGACAG GCAATTGGTGATTGAATATGTAAGACTCCGAGCAGCCCTTGGGCCATATTCTCGTTGTTTTAAATGGGCCTCAGTCAAAAACCTTCCAGCGTCACCTGATGCATGCAAATGTAGAATGGCCATTTTGATGAAAGGCTGTATACAATTCAGAAGTGCTTTAATGAAACTCTGTAATGTAGTCTCAGAGCGTTATGCACGGTACCTCCAGAACAGGTCCTTAGACTGCGGTGATTGTGAAGAGATGGTTCAGCGTGATGCCTCAGAAGATTTGAATCAAGGTGTCTCTGACAGCCCTGAACATTCTAGAGAGGCTGCAGAAGAGCGGTGGGATGATTTTGATGTCTACAATGTAAAGGTTGCCCTAGATAAGGTGTTGGAATGTAAAAAGATGGCTAAGTTGAATGGTAGCAATGGAGTTCAATCTGCCAACGCTAATTCAGATCTCAGTATAAATGCTGAAAGACCT GAGAAAAGCTCGCATTGGGTTCCTAAGAGGTGTGGTCATCCTTTAATTGAAAGCAACAATATACGCAGGCAACCATTTGAATCAGTTGCAGTTGCGAACGCAGTAGAGCTATCAAAGTTGGCAGTCCTGACCACCTCAAGATCTCAACTGGTGCCAACTTCACTTGTCGAAACATTTAAGCATTACTCGGAGCATGATAAAGTTCTTGCTTTCAACTTCCTGAAAGAGATGAAACTG ATCGAGAGTAGAGCCAAATATCCTGTTGCGCTTTCTGGGAAATTCTTTGACAGTATGTTTTCATCTCCATTTCCAATCAAAACTGGAGAACAAGCAGCTAAATTTTCAACCTGGCTGcatgaaagagagaaagagaTGGTGAATGGTGGGGTTGTTCTTCCGCAGGACTTGCAATGTGGTGACGTCTTAAATTTATGTGGTCTATTGTCTTCAGGAGAACTGTCAATTATACCATGCCTGCCAGCTAAAGGTGTTGGAAAGGCGAAGGATGCCAGAACTCTCAAACGTAAAAATAATATTACTAACTTTCGTGATGGAAGCAGGGGTAAGACATACAGAATTGGTGAAAGTGAGGCTCGCCGAGCAAAGGGTTTTCCTGATATTAGTTTATCCTTGAGCCGTGCAACATTTTTCAGCAGAGAAGCCGTAGAATTTTTTAAAAATGACGAGAATCAGCCGTTGACACAAATTGGTGAAGAAAATCAAGTCAAGATCATGTCAGTTCCTGAATCTAGGAGCAGTGCATCTTACTTGGAAGGAAAAAATAATGTAGAGGAAGCACACGAGAATGGGAGTTATGGATACACAGCAGTATCTTCCAAAGAGTTGCTATGGAAAGCCATGGCAAGCTCTGCTGAACACTTCTGCTCTTTTTCTTCTAAAAAAGAAAGTTCTGCATTTAACCCAGAGCTCTTTAGGTCTTTACTTTTAGCCATTCAAAAGGCTGGTGACCAAGGTCTAACCATGAAAGAAATCTCAATGTCTGTGAATGTTCAGG GGGAAAAGATGCTGGATGTTATCATCGACGTCCTTGAAACTTTCGGACAAGTATTAAAG GTCAATGGCTATGATTCTGTTAATGTGGTTGATTCCTCATATCATTCCAAATATTTCTTATCCACCGTACCAGTTAATCGACAAGATTCTTTGGTCACTCTTGCGGGAGCTGATGATGCACAGAAAGAACTTGGTATGAATGCCGAGTTCCATAATCCCACTAATCGAGAGCAACCTTCTGAACCTTTACTTGAAAGGCAAAGCACAAATAGAAATGATTCATtggagttccaaactgcaaaatcTCATCCATGTAAGCCAATATTGCCTTGGATCGATGGCGATGGTACTTTCAACAATGGTGTCTACAGAAAACTTGTGTCTCGTGCTTTGGGTATCATAATGCAGAAGCCAGGGATTCTAGAG GATCATGTTATCGACCAGATGCATGGAATGAATCCTCAG AGTTGCAGAACTTTGTTAGAGATGATGATTCTGGATAACCATATCGTTGTGCGCAAAATGTTTGAAACTATAGCCGGGCCACCTGCCATTCTCAGTGGCCTTCTTGGAACACAATTCGTGAAGTCAAAGCTTATTCTAAAACGACATCTCTTCGCGAATCCCACGAGCACTTCCCATTTGTAA